The following coding sequences lie in one Megalodesulfovibrio gigas DSM 1382 = ATCC 19364 genomic window:
- a CDS encoding sensor histidine kinase yields the protein MTDECACSPACADRLTILVLAQEPHRRARLQALLPAQCVTLADDLGDAVRLLSRGGFDLVVFFSCDPASHQPMGMLLQAGPLTPVVAVVPWEEASLDLLAQGALEVLVWDALDEPAMRTALRRAQARQKAAMPLALQEEIVSRIVEQAPVGMALVGLNRRLQLVNEEFARIAGVERTLLTRLWISDLFAEDDAAVLTLEMGRLLAGEAESTVAEHRCLRQDGGVVWVHRAMRLMRDDQGRPLAYLLIMEDVEYAKRAEGHLKQTLRELEIIYENSLVGILELQGDRTIVRCNRRAAELLGYIPEELLGQSARCLHLSDETYAEAAQTLFAQLATRDLLQAECQLRRKDGELMWVQLWGKALSPPHLERGVIWLLDDITDRKRSEELRRDMERITQHDLKTPLNAILPIPELVRMSGPLNAEQAELLLQVELSAMQMQTMITRSLDLVRIEQGRYTFTPVSVDLCVMLRKVLKDLQPLARSLEVMIRATVNGSVLEHPGGGQTAMAASDPLLCYSILANLLRNALEACRPYEEVDVRIVCEAGCLLSVHNPGMVPSEIRPRFFEKYVSHGKPRGLGLGAYAVKLMTEVQGGTVCLESDERHGTTVTVVLPPWQAAQE from the coding sequence GTGACCGACGAATGCGCCTGCTCCCCCGCGTGCGCAGACCGACTGACCATCCTGGTGTTGGCGCAGGAACCGCATCGCCGTGCCCGGCTGCAGGCACTGCTGCCTGCCCAATGTGTGACGCTGGCGGATGACCTGGGCGATGCCGTACGGCTGCTGTCCCGCGGCGGCTTTGATCTGGTGGTGTTTTTTTCGTGCGATCCCGCCTCCCATCAACCCATGGGCATGCTGCTGCAGGCCGGCCCGCTCACGCCGGTGGTGGCGGTGGTCCCCTGGGAGGAAGCCAGCCTGGATCTGCTGGCCCAGGGCGCGCTGGAAGTGCTGGTGTGGGATGCCCTGGACGAGCCGGCCATGCGCACGGCCTTGCGTCGGGCCCAGGCGCGCCAGAAGGCGGCCATGCCCCTGGCCCTACAGGAGGAGATTGTCAGCCGCATTGTGGAGCAGGCTCCCGTGGGCATGGCGCTGGTGGGGTTGAACCGTCGGTTGCAACTGGTGAACGAGGAGTTCGCCCGCATTGCCGGGGTGGAGCGAACCCTGCTGACCCGGCTGTGGATCTCGGATCTCTTTGCCGAGGACGATGCCGCCGTGCTGACCCTGGAAATGGGCCGCCTGCTGGCTGGCGAGGCCGAATCCACCGTGGCGGAGCATCGTTGCCTGCGTCAGGATGGCGGTGTCGTCTGGGTGCATCGGGCCATGCGGCTCATGCGGGACGATCAGGGCCGGCCCCTGGCCTATCTGCTGATCATGGAAGACGTGGAATATGCCAAGCGGGCGGAAGGCCACCTCAAGCAGACCCTGCGCGAGCTGGAGATCATTTACGAAAACAGCCTGGTGGGCATCCTGGAACTGCAGGGGGACCGCACCATCGTGCGCTGCAACCGCCGCGCAGCCGAGCTGCTGGGCTACATCCCCGAAGAGCTGTTGGGCCAGAGCGCCCGCTGCCTGCATCTTTCGGACGAGACGTACGCCGAAGCCGCACAGACGCTGTTCGCCCAGCTGGCCACCCGGGATCTGCTGCAGGCGGAGTGCCAGTTGCGCAGGAAGGACGGCGAGCTCATGTGGGTGCAGCTGTGGGGCAAGGCCCTTTCTCCGCCGCATCTGGAACGCGGGGTGATCTGGCTGCTGGACGACATCACCGACCGCAAACGCTCCGAGGAACTGCGGCGGGACATGGAACGCATTACCCAGCATGATCTGAAAACCCCCCTCAACGCCATCCTGCCCATCCCGGAACTCGTGCGCATGAGCGGCCCCCTCAATGCCGAACAGGCCGAGCTGCTGCTGCAGGTGGAGCTTTCCGCCATGCAGATGCAAACCATGATCACCCGGTCTCTGGATTTGGTGCGCATTGAGCAAGGCCGGTACACCTTTACCCCTGTGTCGGTGGATCTCTGCGTCATGCTGCGCAAGGTGCTCAAGGATCTGCAGCCCCTGGCCCGGAGCCTGGAGGTGATGATCCGGGCCACGGTCAATGGCAGCGTGCTGGAACACCCCGGTGGGGGGCAGACGGCCATGGCGGCCTCGGATCCCCTGCTGTGCTATTCCATCCTGGCCAATCTGTTGCGCAACGCCCTGGAAGCCTGCCGCCCGTACGAAGAGGTGGACGTGCGCATCGTCTGCGAGGCCGGCTGCCTGCTCAGCGTCCACAATCCCGGCATGGTGCCGTCGGAAATCCGTCCCCGATTCTTCGAAAAATACGTCAGCCATGGCAAGCCGCGAGGGCTGGGCCTGGGGGCCTATGCCGTCAAGCTCATGACAGAGGTCCAGGGCGGGACGGTGTGTCTGGAAAGCGACGAGCGGCACGGCACCACGGTGACGGTGGTGTTGCCGCCCTGGCAGGCTGCGCAGGAGTAG
- a CDS encoding motility associated factor glycosyltransferase family protein, producing the protein MLAILWIDNRLTLAAKDELMEHALLDCESLEHAPYLQGNLTALAAASPAVAAWLEANPQAGPLFRERFFLHRPGLADWRLDGGSSLFAVAPPPVFYRDWTPAEDASSREQLARSATVVAGCGLGYGINQLLRFLPPAHRILVVEPRPELLLAALASTDYAPFIERGKILFLPPVREVVDHALQQLDVQFLFGRIDLKGDTPSRQLGPEYAQLTIMLRELLEGIAVELSTMRRRQDVMVGNELGNFQAAMEHGSIKGLADKGRGVHAVILGAGPSLEQTAPLLAAAKDVLLVTALQTLPALQRLGIRPHLCMAIDYSAGMRAVYDRLDPDYARGIPLLYSTKIMPDVVAGYPGPRLPVWTRGGLGTYIFSDREYVLNAGGNVSVALFRLLTWLGVKMVTLAGQDFAWKAEQSHVTGHHANCAAEPNRVPLKNAAGEAIWSTVSYTTALRELGAEIVRSGVPVVNLYGGGAVIAGARQVDAAAWDAEALPASDAGSVARVLELLEQARQPVARPTYPARSDQWSSSLRALLKHLEKCFKKVEKEQQAIGEAVSRLRAFLRQDPLYLPYLYNEVMDVNGMLHLGRPFAPRDLPALRQICSRVNTKVREMDRVVCGCGVNPGAGARSRAMRPATAGAASIRSRSALG; encoded by the coding sequence TTGCTAGCAATCCTGTGGATCGACAACCGCCTGACGCTGGCCGCAAAGGACGAGCTCATGGAACACGCGCTGCTGGACTGCGAATCGTTGGAACACGCCCCGTATCTGCAGGGAAACCTCACGGCCCTGGCTGCCGCCTCTCCGGCCGTGGCCGCCTGGCTGGAGGCCAATCCCCAGGCCGGGCCCCTGTTCCGGGAGCGCTTTTTCCTGCACCGGCCAGGCCTTGCGGACTGGCGATTGGATGGCGGGTCCTCCCTGTTTGCCGTGGCGCCGCCGCCGGTGTTTTATCGGGACTGGACCCCCGCCGAGGACGCGTCCTCCCGCGAGCAGCTGGCCCGCTCGGCCACGGTGGTGGCCGGTTGTGGTCTGGGCTACGGCATCAACCAATTGCTGCGGTTTCTCCCGCCGGCCCATCGCATTCTGGTGGTGGAGCCACGGCCGGAGCTGCTGTTGGCTGCCCTGGCCTCCACGGACTATGCCCCCTTTATTGAGCGGGGAAAAATCCTGTTCCTGCCGCCGGTGCGGGAGGTGGTGGATCATGCCCTGCAACAACTGGATGTGCAGTTTCTCTTTGGCCGCATCGATCTCAAAGGGGATACGCCCAGCCGGCAACTTGGCCCGGAATACGCCCAGCTGACGATCATGTTGCGCGAATTGCTGGAAGGCATTGCCGTGGAGCTGAGCACCATGCGCCGCCGTCAGGATGTGATGGTGGGCAACGAGCTGGGCAACTTCCAGGCCGCCATGGAACACGGATCCATCAAGGGACTGGCCGATAAGGGCCGGGGGGTGCACGCCGTCATCCTGGGGGCGGGCCCGTCCCTGGAGCAGACGGCGCCGCTGCTGGCTGCTGCCAAAGACGTGCTGCTGGTCACCGCGCTGCAGACCCTGCCGGCGTTGCAACGGCTGGGCATCAGGCCGCATCTGTGCATGGCCATTGACTATTCCGCAGGCATGCGTGCGGTGTATGATCGCCTGGATCCGGACTATGCCCGCGGCATCCCGCTGCTGTACTCCACCAAGATCATGCCGGACGTGGTGGCCGGCTATCCTGGTCCCAGGCTCCCGGTCTGGACCCGCGGCGGGTTGGGCACCTACATCTTTTCGGATCGCGAATATGTGCTCAATGCCGGCGGCAACGTCAGCGTGGCGTTGTTTCGGCTGCTGACATGGCTCGGCGTCAAGATGGTGACACTGGCCGGGCAGGATTTTGCCTGGAAGGCGGAGCAGTCCCATGTGACAGGGCACCATGCCAACTGCGCGGCCGAGCCCAACCGGGTGCCCCTGAAAAACGCCGCCGGGGAGGCCATCTGGTCCACGGTGTCGTACACCACGGCCCTGCGGGAGCTGGGGGCGGAGATTGTCCGCAGCGGCGTGCCCGTGGTCAATCTGTATGGCGGCGGCGCGGTGATTGCCGGCGCGCGGCAGGTGGATGCGGCGGCATGGGACGCCGAGGCCTTGCCGGCTTCCGATGCCGGCAGCGTGGCCCGGGTCCTGGAGCTGCTGGAGCAGGCCCGCCAGCCTGTGGCGCGGCCGACGTATCCGGCGCGGTCGGACCAATGGTCCTCGTCCTTGCGCGCGCTGCTCAAGCACCTGGAAAAGTGTTTCAAGAAGGTGGAAAAAGAGCAGCAGGCCATTGGCGAGGCCGTCTCCAGACTGCGGGCTTTCCTGCGCCAGGATCCGCTGTATCTCCCGTATCTGTATAATGAAGTCATGGATGTGAACGGCATGCTGCACCTGGGACGCCCCTTCGCCCCCCGGGACCTGCCGGCCCTGCGCCAGATTTGCAGCCGGGTCAACACCAAGGTCCGGGAGATGGACCGTGTGGTGTGCGGCTGCGGCGTCAATCCAGGAGCAGGGGCCAGATCCCGGGCCATGCGACCGGCAACGGCGGGGGCGGCATCCATCCGGTCCCGATCGGCGTTGGGATGA
- a CDS encoding cysteine synthase, producing MHHENVLTAVGQTPLVRINRVFSKPGVTILAKLEARNPGGSIKDRVALAMVEAAERQGLLGPDKIIIEATSGNTGVGLAMVCAVKGYKLRLLMPETASAERKMIMQAYGAEIQLTPGHLSTDGAIEETYRLAREHPETYVLMDQFNNPASVAAHYDGTGREIWEQTEGKVTHVVATLGTSGTVMGIAKRMRACNPAIQVIALEPRPGHALQGLKNMQASYPPGIYDKKVPDRIVRVEDDESFEMCRRLAREEGLLVGMSSGAAMVGAIKVAQELEEGLVVVLFPDSGERYLSTPLFARRPQAGLHLHDRRTGQPVYLESAPRPLGLYTMAPPLDAIHIMDDPEPWRRMVHLDVLARQLRARGVDAQAVAGVADLDDRALAAARAEGVSREALSEARLKHFAWQAEALGCRALGFFPASKAVPRLLEIAEKLLSKGAAYEKLRSVYFDVLRFPEYGQLSHTDLEKLSLGKTVDLADYVKENPKDFTLLKRVSLQDLKHGDLIPTSWGNVRPSWFLQLAAVALEALPRLSVFLAGQAHSFPHLENFRAIWRLGAGVEPLAWVTLQSPAGTLDPALLPAIPPRALRLWLLSAAPSKSLQLSAHNLEMWTANWNRIQQAAAVLVELAAQPAQSAQPAPAVKTLCDELTRSFQHTMDEACSLHRHWPTLLRGCRRILSQASTLTPGDAAALWQTLCAHDDILGLLDHSRLPLPASAWPAEVAALVAEREAARRAKDYPAADRLREALQAAGCRVEDTPHGPRIYKE from the coding sequence ATGCACCATGAGAATGTGCTCACCGCCGTCGGGCAAACGCCCCTTGTGCGCATCAACCGCGTCTTCTCCAAGCCGGGAGTGACCATCCTGGCCAAGCTCGAAGCCCGCAACCCCGGCGGGTCCATCAAGGACCGCGTGGCCCTGGCCATGGTGGAGGCGGCGGAGCGTCAGGGACTTCTCGGCCCGGACAAGATCATCATCGAGGCCACCTCGGGCAACACCGGTGTGGGCCTGGCCATGGTCTGCGCCGTGAAGGGCTACAAACTTCGACTACTCATGCCGGAAACCGCCTCGGCCGAGCGCAAGATGATCATGCAGGCCTACGGCGCGGAAATCCAGCTCACCCCCGGCCACCTCTCCACCGACGGCGCCATCGAGGAAACCTACCGCCTGGCCCGCGAGCATCCCGAAACCTACGTGCTCATGGACCAGTTCAACAATCCCGCCTCCGTCGCCGCCCACTACGATGGCACCGGCCGGGAAATCTGGGAGCAGACCGAGGGCAAGGTGACGCACGTGGTGGCCACCCTGGGCACCTCCGGCACGGTGATGGGCATTGCCAAACGCATGCGGGCCTGCAATCCGGCCATTCAGGTCATTGCCCTGGAGCCGCGGCCCGGGCACGCCCTCCAGGGGCTGAAGAACATGCAGGCATCCTACCCGCCTGGCATCTATGATAAAAAAGTCCCCGACCGCATCGTGCGCGTGGAGGACGACGAGAGCTTCGAGATGTGCCGCCGCCTGGCCCGGGAAGAAGGCCTGCTGGTGGGCATGAGCTCCGGCGCGGCCATGGTGGGGGCCATCAAGGTGGCCCAGGAGCTGGAGGAAGGCCTGGTGGTGGTGCTGTTCCCGGACAGCGGCGAACGCTATCTCTCCACCCCGCTGTTTGCCCGCCGTCCCCAGGCCGGCCTGCATCTGCACGACCGGCGCACCGGCCAGCCCGTGTACCTGGAATCCGCCCCCCGGCCCCTGGGGCTGTACACCATGGCGCCACCCCTGGACGCCATCCACATCATGGACGATCCCGAGCCCTGGCGGCGCATGGTGCATCTGGACGTGCTGGCCCGACAGCTGCGCGCCCGCGGGGTGGATGCGCAGGCCGTGGCCGGCGTGGCCGATCTGGACGACCGCGCCCTGGCTGCCGCCCGCGCCGAGGGCGTCTCCCGCGAGGCCCTGAGCGAAGCCCGCCTGAAACACTTCGCCTGGCAGGCCGAGGCCCTGGGCTGCCGCGCCCTGGGCTTCTTCCCGGCCAGCAAGGCCGTGCCCCGGCTGCTGGAAATCGCCGAGAAGCTCCTGTCCAAGGGGGCGGCGTACGAAAAACTGCGCTCCGTCTATTTTGACGTCCTGCGGTTCCCGGAATACGGGCAGCTCTCCCACACGGATCTGGAAAAGCTCTCCCTGGGCAAGACCGTGGATCTGGCCGACTACGTGAAGGAGAATCCCAAGGACTTCACCCTGCTCAAGCGTGTGTCCCTGCAGGATCTCAAGCATGGGGATCTCATCCCCACCAGCTGGGGCAACGTGCGGCCCAGCTGGTTCCTGCAACTGGCGGCCGTGGCCCTGGAGGCCCTGCCGCGTCTAAGCGTCTTTCTGGCCGGGCAGGCGCACAGTTTTCCGCATCTGGAGAACTTCCGCGCCATCTGGCGGCTGGGCGCGGGTGTGGAGCCCCTGGCCTGGGTGACGCTGCAATCTCCCGCAGGCACGCTGGATCCGGCCCTGCTGCCGGCCATCCCTCCCCGCGCCCTGCGGTTGTGGCTGCTCTCCGCCGCGCCGTCCAAGTCGCTGCAACTGAGCGCGCACAACCTGGAGATGTGGACGGCCAACTGGAACCGCATCCAGCAGGCCGCCGCCGTGCTGGTGGAACTCGCCGCCCAGCCCGCCCAGTCGGCCCAGCCGGCTCCCGCGGTCAAGACCCTGTGCGACGAGCTGACCCGATCCTTCCAGCACACCATGGACGAGGCCTGCAGCCTGCACCGCCATTGGCCCACCCTGTTGCGCGGCTGCCGGCGCATCCTCTCCCAGGCCAGCACCCTGACCCCTGGCGATGCCGCCGCCCTGTGGCAGACCCTGTGCGCCCACGATGACATCCTTGGCCTGCTGGATCACAGTCGCCTGCCCCTGCCGGCCAGCGCCTGGCCCGCCGAGGTCGCCGCCCTGGTGGCCGAACGCGAAGCCGCCCGCCGCGCCAAGGACTACCCCGCCGCGGATCGCCTGCGCGAGGCGTTGCAGGCCGCCGGCTGCCGCGTGGAAGACACGCCTCACGGCCCGCGGATCTATAAGGAATGA
- a CDS encoding substrate-binding periplasmic protein — MNRLLPALLLLAAVLVAPAFWPAGVLAGESLRFACDHMAPFSYEEDGCVVGEAVEAVRQICAQAGCEPLFSMQPWPWVLESMRRGQDDAVFTALRTPEREAYLAYCEEPLGMAQNLLVGCTADAATVSSFAHLQGALVGVIKGYATTATFATSALFARDESPNTMTMLRKCLAGRLDYMVIDRKSIDHLCAIIPEVAMLPRQPYVVNESPYFIAFSKAHGDKAARWLPRIDAAIRELRRQGALPPLP, encoded by the coding sequence ATGAACCGCCTCCTGCCGGCCCTGCTCCTGCTGGCCGCCGTCTTGGTGGCCCCGGCATTCTGGCCGGCGGGGGTGCTGGCCGGAGAATCGCTGCGCTTCGCCTGCGATCACATGGCCCCCTTCAGCTACGAAGAGGACGGCTGTGTGGTGGGCGAGGCCGTGGAGGCGGTGCGGCAGATCTGCGCCCAGGCCGGCTGCGAGCCTCTCTTTTCCATGCAGCCCTGGCCCTGGGTGCTGGAAAGCATGCGCCGCGGCCAGGACGATGCCGTCTTCACCGCCCTCAGGACCCCGGAACGCGAAGCCTATCTGGCGTATTGCGAAGAGCCCCTGGGCATGGCGCAGAACCTCCTGGTGGGCTGCACCGCCGACGCCGCGACAGTCTCCAGCTTTGCGCATCTGCAGGGTGCGCTGGTGGGCGTGATCAAAGGCTATGCGACCACGGCAACATTCGCCACCAGCGCCCTGTTTGCACGGGACGAATCCCCCAACACCATGACCATGCTGCGAAAATGCCTGGCCGGCCGGCTGGATTACATGGTCATCGACCGCAAATCCATTGACCACCTGTGTGCCATTATCCCGGAAGTGGCCATGCTGCCGAGGCAGCCGTATGTGGTGAATGAATCCCCCTATTTCATCGCCTTTTCCAAGGCGCACGGCGACAAGGCCGCCCGATGGCTCCCTCGCATTGATGCGGCCATCCGGGAACTGCGGCGGCAAGGCGCGCTGCCGCCCTTGCCCTGA
- a CDS encoding TIGR00341 family protein: MALRLLEIVVKDELARRIVHALGQENPVPPHWLMPMDDGVAQVRMVLDMESLEQVTDLLMHRYHLGESSLILVHPLEAVIPRLIKPEPEAEAVESEDNGGNGIVKATARRRHREELYSDLYDQARLSRNHLLLVVLSALVAAMGLMRNSEVVLVGAMVIAPLLGPQLALAFAASLGDKPLLRHAFRTMACSIVLGLLAAVILGLVMEVDPTVHSMAMRTRPSLADLALALAAGAAGTLCFTMGQSTAVVGVMVAVALMPPLAAAGLLIGHGAWRMALGALALMAANIIGINAAGVAVCLYQGVRPGTWWEQQQAAKSAKKALAVWLLLLGGMAAVLAWFYRPQ, from the coding sequence ATGGCATTGCGATTGTTGGAAATAGTCGTCAAGGATGAACTTGCCAGACGCATCGTGCATGCCCTTGGTCAGGAGAACCCTGTCCCGCCGCACTGGTTGATGCCCATGGATGACGGTGTTGCCCAGGTGCGCATGGTGCTGGACATGGAAAGCCTGGAGCAGGTGACCGATCTCCTGATGCATCGCTATCATCTGGGGGAGTCCTCCCTTATTTTGGTGCATCCGTTGGAAGCGGTCATCCCTCGGCTCATCAAACCGGAGCCGGAGGCCGAAGCGGTGGAGTCCGAAGACAACGGCGGGAACGGCATCGTCAAAGCCACCGCCCGGCGTCGGCACCGCGAAGAACTGTATTCCGACCTGTACGATCAGGCCCGCCTCTCGCGCAATCATCTGCTGCTGGTGGTGCTCTCCGCCCTGGTGGCGGCCATGGGGCTCATGCGCAACAGCGAAGTGGTCCTGGTGGGCGCCATGGTCATTGCGCCGCTGCTGGGGCCGCAACTGGCGCTGGCTTTTGCCGCCTCCCTGGGAGATAAGCCGCTCCTGCGGCATGCGTTTCGCACCATGGCTTGCAGCATTGTGCTGGGATTGCTCGCCGCCGTGATTTTGGGGCTGGTGATGGAGGTGGACCCCACCGTGCACAGCATGGCCATGCGCACCCGGCCGAGTCTGGCGGATCTGGCCCTGGCCCTGGCTGCAGGCGCGGCAGGGACACTCTGCTTCACCATGGGGCAATCCACGGCTGTGGTGGGGGTGATGGTGGCCGTGGCGCTCATGCCGCCGCTGGCAGCGGCCGGACTCCTGATCGGGCACGGCGCGTGGCGCATGGCCCTGGGAGCCCTGGCGCTCATGGCGGCCAACATCATCGGCATCAATGCCGCGGGAGTGGCGGTGTGCCTGTATCAAGGGGTGCGGCCGGGCACTTGGTGGGAGCAGCAGCAGGCGGCCAAATCCGCCAAAAAGGCCCTGGCGGTGTGGCTGTTGCTCCTTGGCGGCATGGCGGCGGTGCTGGCGTGGTTCTACCGCCCGCAATGA